A genomic region of Castor canadensis chromosome 16, mCasCan1.hap1v2, whole genome shotgun sequence contains the following coding sequences:
- the Nudt19 gene encoding acyl-coenzyme A diphosphatase NUDT19 isoform X2 produces MGSHLPQGPSIWRQAASVVLAAGWTRAGTAAAPSSPPPPAKDFRLLMLKRAASQGFMPGAYVFPGGVVDAADRSDDWLRLFAPRQGPPHFGLKPAPRPRAAFPDVAPAPDAGALPDDVARRICAVREAFEEAGVLLLRPRSAPEPAGPTRQLTCAFQPPSGLAAWRARVRSDPREFLQLCAHLDCTPNIWALHDWSGWVTPFARSSPGRRFDTTFYLCCLCQPPPVDPDNAEVVDSQHMFHCVAQTGPLDSSGSSASASQLDGITVVISVRGN; encoded by the exons ATGGGCAGTCATCTACCGCAAGGCCCGAGCATCTGGCGCCAGGCGGCCTCCGTCGTGCTGGCGGCCGGCTGGACACGCGCGGGCACCGCCGCCGCCCCGTCGTCGCCTCCGCCACCTGCCAAGGACTTCCGGCTGCTGATGCTAAAACGGGCCGCCAGCCAGGGCTTCATGCCCGGCGCCTACGTCTTCCCGGGCGGCGTTGTGGACGCGGCTGACCGCTCGGACGACTGGCTGCGCCTCTTCGCGCCGCGACAAGGCCCGCCGCACTTCGGCTTGAAACCCGCGCCGCGCCCGCGAGCCGCTTTCCCCGACGTCGCGCCCGCGCCCGACGCAGGGGCGCTGCCTGATGACGTAGCGCGCCGCATCTGCGCGGTCCGCGAGGCCTTTGAAGAGGCGGGCGTGCTCTTGCTGCGGCCCCGGTCGGCCCCCGAGCCCGCGGGCCCCACCCGGCAGCTCACCTGTGCCTTCCAGCCGCCGTCCGGCCTGGCCGCCTGGCGCGCGCGCGTCCGCAGCGACCCGCGCGAGTTCCTGCAGCTGTGCGCGCACCTGGACTGCACGCCCAACATCTGGGCGCTGCACGACTGGAGCGGCTGGGTCACGCCCTTCGCGCGCTCGTCGCCAGGCCGCCGCTTCGACACCACCTTCTACCTGTGCTGCCTCTGCCAGCCGCCGCCCGTCGACCCCGACAATGCCGAGGTGGTGGATTCCCAG CATATGTTTCACTGCGTTGCCCAGACTGGTCCCCTGGATTCAAGcggttcttctgcctcagcctcccaattagatgggattacag TGGTTATCTCCGTCAGAGGCAACTGA
- the Nudt19 gene encoding acyl-coenzyme A diphosphatase NUDT19 isoform X1: MGSHLPQGPSIWRQAASVVLAAGWTRAGTAAAPSSPPPPAKDFRLLMLKRAASQGFMPGAYVFPGGVVDAADRSDDWLRLFAPRQGPPHFGLKPAPRPRAAFPDVAPAPDAGALPDDVARRICAVREAFEEAGVLLLRPRSAPEPAGPTRQLTCAFQPPSGLAAWRARVRSDPREFLQLCAHLDCTPNIWALHDWSGWVTPFARSSPGRRFDTTFYLCCLCQPPPVDPDNAEVVDSQWLSPSEATESFISKKIWLPPPQFYEVRRLENFASLSTLHKFCLDHASEISERWLPITLVTADSMLQLLPGDELYVEDPYYIENHLCTEKKTEEIMKEGKRFHRLVIHNSHLYSVHVTIQSKYKHIYPKSYTVSKSHL, translated from the exons ATGGGCAGTCATCTACCGCAAGGCCCGAGCATCTGGCGCCAGGCGGCCTCCGTCGTGCTGGCGGCCGGCTGGACACGCGCGGGCACCGCCGCCGCCCCGTCGTCGCCTCCGCCACCTGCCAAGGACTTCCGGCTGCTGATGCTAAAACGGGCCGCCAGCCAGGGCTTCATGCCCGGCGCCTACGTCTTCCCGGGCGGCGTTGTGGACGCGGCTGACCGCTCGGACGACTGGCTGCGCCTCTTCGCGCCGCGACAAGGCCCGCCGCACTTCGGCTTGAAACCCGCGCCGCGCCCGCGAGCCGCTTTCCCCGACGTCGCGCCCGCGCCCGACGCAGGGGCGCTGCCTGATGACGTAGCGCGCCGCATCTGCGCGGTCCGCGAGGCCTTTGAAGAGGCGGGCGTGCTCTTGCTGCGGCCCCGGTCGGCCCCCGAGCCCGCGGGCCCCACCCGGCAGCTCACCTGTGCCTTCCAGCCGCCGTCCGGCCTGGCCGCCTGGCGCGCGCGCGTCCGCAGCGACCCGCGCGAGTTCCTGCAGCTGTGCGCGCACCTGGACTGCACGCCCAACATCTGGGCGCTGCACGACTGGAGCGGCTGGGTCACGCCCTTCGCGCGCTCGTCGCCAGGCCGCCGCTTCGACACCACCTTCTACCTGTGCTGCCTCTGCCAGCCGCCGCCCGTCGACCCCGACAATGCCGAGGTGGTGGATTCCCAG TGGTTATCTCCGTCAGAGGCAACTGAAAGCTTCATATCAAAAAAAATTTGGTTGCCACCTCCACAGTTCTATGAAGTAAGAAGACTTGAAAACTTTGCCTCTCTCTCTACCTTGCACAAATTTTGTTTGGATCATGCATCAGAAATATCTGAAAGATGGCTACCCATCACACTGGTCACTGCGGACTCAATGCTCCAGCTCTTGCCAG GAGATGAGCTGTACGTAGAAGACCCATACTAtatagaaaatcatctgtgtacagaaaaaaagactgaagaaatcATGAAGGAAGGCAAGAGATTTCACCGACTAGTGATACACAATAGCCATCTTTACAGTGTCCATGTGACTATTCAGTCAAAGTATAAACACATTTATCCCAAGAGCTACACAGTAAGCAAGAGCCATCTGTAG
- the Nudt19 gene encoding acyl-coenzyme A diphosphatase NUDT19 isoform X3, which translates to MGSHLPQGPSIWRQAASVVLAAGWTRAGTAAAPSSPPPPAKDFRLLMLKRAASQGFMPGAYVFPGGVVDAADRSDDWLRLFAPRQGPPHFGLKPAPRPRAAFPDVAPAPDAGALPDDVARRICAVREAFEEAGVLLLRPRSAPEPAGPTRQLTCAFQPPSGLAAWRARVRSDPREFLQLCAHLDCTPNIWALHDWSGWVTPFARSSPGRRFDTTFYLCCLCQPPPVDPDNAEVVDSQWLSPSEATESFISKKIWLPPPQFYEEMSCT; encoded by the exons ATGGGCAGTCATCTACCGCAAGGCCCGAGCATCTGGCGCCAGGCGGCCTCCGTCGTGCTGGCGGCCGGCTGGACACGCGCGGGCACCGCCGCCGCCCCGTCGTCGCCTCCGCCACCTGCCAAGGACTTCCGGCTGCTGATGCTAAAACGGGCCGCCAGCCAGGGCTTCATGCCCGGCGCCTACGTCTTCCCGGGCGGCGTTGTGGACGCGGCTGACCGCTCGGACGACTGGCTGCGCCTCTTCGCGCCGCGACAAGGCCCGCCGCACTTCGGCTTGAAACCCGCGCCGCGCCCGCGAGCCGCTTTCCCCGACGTCGCGCCCGCGCCCGACGCAGGGGCGCTGCCTGATGACGTAGCGCGCCGCATCTGCGCGGTCCGCGAGGCCTTTGAAGAGGCGGGCGTGCTCTTGCTGCGGCCCCGGTCGGCCCCCGAGCCCGCGGGCCCCACCCGGCAGCTCACCTGTGCCTTCCAGCCGCCGTCCGGCCTGGCCGCCTGGCGCGCGCGCGTCCGCAGCGACCCGCGCGAGTTCCTGCAGCTGTGCGCGCACCTGGACTGCACGCCCAACATCTGGGCGCTGCACGACTGGAGCGGCTGGGTCACGCCCTTCGCGCGCTCGTCGCCAGGCCGCCGCTTCGACACCACCTTCTACCTGTGCTGCCTCTGCCAGCCGCCGCCCGTCGACCCCGACAATGCCGAGGTGGTGGATTCCCAG TGGTTATCTCCGTCAGAGGCAACTGAAAGCTTCATATCAAAAAAAATTTGGTTGCCACCTCCACAGTTCTATGAA GAGATGAGCTGTACGTAG